From the genome of Natronospira bacteriovora:
GTCGAGAGCAAGCAGCACCAGCACCAGCGCCGCCGAGAAGACGTGCATCGCCATGGCAACGAAGCTCAGACCCCAGTGAACCAGGTAGGCGTGGCGATAATCGCGATAAAAACGGAAGAAGAATGCAGAAAGAACCAGGGCAAGAATACCCTGCGCAGCATAGACCGCTGTCACCATCTCAATCTGCGGATTCACGGATACCCCCTGACAACGGCGCCGGGGCCGTTCCCCTGAAGATAGCAATCCGCAGCCAGGGATGCACCTCTGCCGCCAATCCGGCAGGCCGGTGCCCTTACGCTGGCGTTCCCGGGCCGCCTTCCCTATCCTGTAGCCCCCCGGGCCGTCGGCCGCCCGGCTCGTCAATCGATAGGGAATCCCGTCAAAACGCCGATTTGGGAGCGTGAACAATGAATTTGAGACGAAATATCATCTGCCTGCTGGCCCTGGCTCTGACCGTGGGCGCCCAGGCCGTGATGGCCAAGGGAATGGAACTGGACGACCTGTATCGAATTCAGCAGGTCACTCAGGTGGCCATCTCACCTGATGGCGAACATGTCGCCTACCTGAAACAGGTTCAGCGCAACCCCTATGAAGACGAGAACGGACCGGCGTGGAGTGAGCTGCATGTGGCCCGGGGCGCCGATGACAGCCGCGCATTCATCACCGGCAAGGTCAACATTTCAGCCATCGACTGGCTGCCTGACGGTTCGGCCATTTCCTTCCTCGCCCGGCGGGACGGAGATGACAGCCGTGCCCTGTACACCATCCCCCTGGATGGCGGTGAAGCCCGCCGTGTCTATCAGCACGACAGCGGAATCCGCAGCTACAGCTGGCACCCGGACGGCAAGCGTTTCGCTTTCCTGGGCACCGAACCACGCAGCGAACAACGTCGCAGCCTGGATGAGCGGGGCTTCAATGCCGTGGTGCACGAGGAAGGCCTGAACCCGGTGCGTGTGTGGATTGGCGAACGGGACAGCGGGAATGACGCGGAAATGCTGGATCTGGACGGCTCTGCCTCCGAACTGCACTGGAGCCCGGAGGGTGACCGTCTGGCCATGATGATCGCCCCTACCCCGCTGATCGATGACCACATGATGGCGCGCAAGCCCCAGGTCGTTGATGCAGAGAACGGCGATGTTCTGGTCTCCTTCCAGACCGAAGGGAAACTGGGCTCCCTGGCCTGGTCCCCGGATGGCCGGCACCTGGCCTGGGTTGGCTCGGCCGATCTGCACGATCCCCGAGAAGGGCGCCTTGTGGTCGGCAATGTCTCCAGCGGTGAAATCCGCACCATTCGGGGCGAAAGCTACCTGGGGCATGTCCAGTCCATGGACTGGCTGGACGAAGACACCCTCGTCTGGCTGGGCCACCGAGGCACCTGGAGTGAACTGGAGCGGGTCGGTATCGACGGCCGCGGCCGGGAAGTGCTGATCGGTCGGGAACAGCCCATCCTGCGCAACATGAGCCTGGCGGCCAACGGTGAAACCCTGGCCTTCGCAGCCGACCGCCCTGAACATCCGCGCGAGCTGCATGTCCTGAAGAACGGTGAGCTCAAGCGCTGGACGGATTCCAACCCCTGGCTCGCGGAGCGGGAGCTGGCCAGACAGGAGGTGGTCACCCACGAAGCCCGGGATGGCCTGGATCTGGAAGGGATTCTCATCCGTCCCCTGCAAGAAAACCGTCGCGGTGGCCATCCCCTGATCATGGTCATCCATGGCGGTCCGGAAGCGCACATCTCCAATGGCTGGAACACGAACTATTCCAACCCGGGGCAGGTTGCGGCCGCCAGGGGTTATGCCGTCTTTTACCCCAACTACCGGGGCAGCACCGCCCGGGGCGTTGAATTCAGCAAGCTGGGCCAGGCCGATGCGGCCGGTGCCGAATTCGATGACATTGTCGATGCGAAAGAACACCTGGTGGAAACCGGCCTGGTGAACAGTGACAAGGTGGGCATCACCGGCGGTTCCTACGGTGGCTACGCCTCAGCCTGGGGCGCCACGGCACAGACCGAGCATTTCGCCGCCAGCGTGATGTTCGTCGGCATCAGCAACACCATCTCAAAGTTTGGTACCTCCGATATTCCCCAGGAGCTGATGCTGGTGCATTCCCGCAAGTGGCCCTGGGATGACTGGCAGTTCGCCCTGGAGCGCAGCCCGATCTACCATGCCGAGAAATCCCGAACCCCCATTCTCATCATGCATGGCGAAGCGGACACCCGGGTTCACGTGAGTCAGTCCATGGAGCTGTTCCGCACCCTGAAGGTGCAGGGGAATACCCCGGTTCGAATGGTCACCTTCCCGGGCGAGGGTCACGGCAACCGCAATGCCACCAGCCAGCGGGATTACGCCATGCGCCTGATGCGCTGGATGGATCATTTCATTCGGGACGGGGCCGACACTCTGCCGGCGCCCGAGCTGAATCACGGCGACCGGCTCTGATTCCGCCCCATCATTCGCGGCGGTCGGGCCTCATGTGGCCCGGCCGCTGTTATAATTTCTCCCCACTTCATTCACTAACGGATCAGGGCGACTGGCCCGAGAACCCAACGCCATGACTAACGACAGCAACAAGCGCTTCGGCATCCGCATCACCCTGCCCCAGGGCGACCCCATGGCCCTGCCTCATTTGCTGGGCAGTGACTGGGAAAGCTATCGCTGGTACACGAGCCCCGAAGCCCGGGATCGAGCCCTGAAGGACATCCCCCGGGAACACCAGTTCTCGCGTCGGGGGGATCAGCCCTGGATCGTCTGCGAGCCAGTCGACCGCTAGTAAAAGGTTTTCAGGGAAGGGGCTTGCCGTTGCGAAGGAGCTTGATCACGTCGTCGGCGCGACGCGGGCGACTGAAGAAATAACCCTGCGCTTCATCGCAGCCGATAGCGGCCAGCAGATCCCGCTGGGCCGCGGTCTCCACGCCTTCAGCAATCACTTTCAGGTTGAGATTGTGCGCCATGGCCACGATGGCACGGACGATCGCCAGTGCGTCTTCGTCCTCCGGCAGACCCATGACGAAACTGCGGTCAATCTTGAGAAAATGAATGGGGAAATCCTTGAGATAACTCAGGGAGCTGTGACCGGTTCCGAAATCGTCCACGGCGATGTCGATGCCCATCTCGGCCACTTCCCGAAGGGTAGTCAACGCCCGTTTCGGGTTCTCCATCATCATGCTTTCGGTGATCTCCAGATGGAGGTCGGCCGCCACCATGCCGCTTTTTGCGATCACCTCCGATAGTTCCGCCACCAGGCGACGACGATTGAATTGTCGCGCCGAGACATTCACCGCCACTCTCAGGGGTGGCAGCCCCATGCTCCGCCATTCGGCCGCCTGACGACAGGCTTCGGAAAAGACCCACTGCCCCAGCTCCCCGATGAGGCCATTTCGCTCGGCCAGGGGCACGAAGGCCGACGGCGGAATCAGTCCCTGCTCCGGATGCACCCAGCGAACCAGCGCTTCCACCCCGGTAATGCGGTAATCCTGGAGACTGACCGAGGGCTGATAATGCAGCACGAACTGTCGCTCATTGAGCGCGTCACGAAGGGCCTTGGACATCAACAGTTCTTCATAGGCCCGCGCATTCATGTCAGCGGCAAAGAACTGATAGCTGTTGCGCCCCTTCTCCTTGGCGCGGTACATGGCGGTGTCGGCATTGCGCAGCAGTGTGGCCGGACTGTCGCCATCCTGGGGATAGCAGCTGACACCGATGCTGCAGGAGGTGATCAGCTCATGGCCGGAGACCTCGATGGGCTCTGCCAGGGAAGCGAGGATCTTGCCGGCGATGCCGGCCAGATCATCCGGACCCTCGATATCCTCCACCAGCACGGCAAACTCGTCCCCCCCGAATCGAGCCACAATGTCACTGCTGCGAAGCAGGTGGGCGAGTCGCTCGGCAACGGCGACGATGAGGCGATCACCAACCGGATGGCCAAGCGAATCATTGACCATCTTGAACTGATCCAGATCGAGAAAGAGTATGCCGGCAAAATCACCGCGGCGACTGGCCCGGGCAATGGCGTGCTGGCACTCTTCCTCGAAACGCGCCCGGTTCGGCAAGCCCGTCAGGGCATCGTGATGGGCCAGGTACTCCAGGCGTTTCTCGTATTCCTTGTTCTGGGTGATGTCATTGAAGATGCAGACGTAGTGCGTGAGCTCCCCTTCCGCATCCTTGACCGTACTCAGACTCAGTAATTCCGGGTAGGCTTCTCCGCACTTGCGCCGGTTCCAGACCTCACCCTGCCAGTGACCATCCGCCTTTAGGGCATTCCAGACAGCATCACCAAGCGGCTCGCCGTTGGATTCCACCGAGCGCAATGGCATGGGACGACCCAGCACTTCCTGGCGGGAATAGCCGGTGATGCGCGTGAAGGCCTTGTTCACCGACACCACCTTGCGATCCTGGTCCAGGATCATGACCCCTTCCGCCGTGTTCTCCAGCGCGGCGGCGGCGAGACGATACTGATTTTCTGCTCGGCGCTGGTCGGTGACATCCCGGTAAATGCCGTACACACCGATCTGGTCTTCATCGATGTGTATGGGCGCCCCGAGTATGGACACCTCCACAAGGCTGCCGTCCTTTCGGCGACGGACCGAATCGGACTGTATGGACTCGCTTGAAAGGACACGTTCGGACAAATGCCGGCCCTCTTCGCCGGCCGAAGCTGGAACGATCAGCTCATTGATCTCGTGACCCAGAACTTCTTTTGCCTGATAGCCGAAGAGCTCGAGCCAGGCGCGGTTGGCGCGAAGTATGCGATCCTTCCGATCCAGAAGCACGATGCCCTCGGGCGAAGCATCGAACAATTGCTTGAAGAAGGAGCGTTGGTCCTCGAGTGCCTTCTCGGTACGCCGCAGTGCTGCCAGATCCCGCGCCAACTCATCATTGGCATGCGCCAGCTTTTCGTTCTGCTGAACCAGACGCTCTTCGAGACTGCTGGCCTTCTTCTGTAGGCTGTCCTGGGTTGCCTTCTCGTGGCTGATATCCCGCACGGTGGCTCGCAGCAGCGGCCCATCACTGAAATCCAGCCGGGTGATAATGACTTCACAGGGAAAGGGGGTTCCGTCGGCACGACAGTGAGTCCACTCGAAGCGGATGTAGCCCTCATTGAGCGCCTGGCGAATGTGCCGTGAAGCAACATCCCGCGAGGATTGGCCACCCGGCTGCTTCGGCGGAGATAGCTCGCTGGGATGGAGACCGATGAGTTCTTCCCGGTCGTGGTAGCCAAACAGTCGGGCAGCCGCCGGCGTCGATGCCACGACCTGATTGGATGCCAGCACCAGGACGGCATAGCTGGACGCCTCGAACAAGGCGCGGTAAAGCTTTTCATCGCTCGGCAATTGCCGGGCCACTGTAGTGCGAGGCTTTGACATATACCTGCAGTATAGAGGAATCCTGCCGGGCGCCAACAGCCCGGGATTCTTCCCTTTCAGTCCCCGACCTCGTGGTGGCGAAAAACCGGCTCAAACCAGAGTTCGGCGACATCCAATGGCGTCTCCTCAGGAAGATCCGGGTTATTCAGCCAGATGATGGGGCGAGGGTTGGCAAAAAACCGCTCGATGGCTTCACGGTTGGCGGGGTGGGTCTCGAAGCGATGCCGGAACTCGCCACTTTCGATCAAGCGATTCAGGCCGTATTCCAGACGCTCGGCCAGGGCACTATTGTCCGCGGCAACGAAAAAGTAGATGGGCGCGGTATAGGCAAGCAGGAAGTGATCGGCGATCACGAGGTCATGACGTTGGTACATGGAGCGCTCCCCCCAGACCTCGGCCACCGAGCGGGGAATGTAATCGATCCTTCCGCGAACCAGCATTCTGAACAAGCCTTCGTAACTGGAGGCGGTTTCCACGCGAATGCCATTGGCGCGAAGGATGGCCGTATCCGGCCAGTCATGACCCTGCCCGGGGATCAGTTCACTCAGGGTCTCGAGGGTGTCGACCCCCTCCAGTCTGGCGGCCTGGCCGGCCGGGACCACCGCGGCTCGAACCCCGAGCAACCCCCGAAGCAGAGGGATGCGAACCGGCCGAAGCTCGGTTTCCCGATCAGTGCTGGTCATGGTCCAGATGACATGGACATACTCATCCCGACCCATTTCATGCATGGCCCGGCTTTGAGTCATCTGTACCGGTGCTTCCACCAGACGGTAGGGCCCGAAGGTTTCCGAACTGGCCGCCAGAGCCGCGTCCAGCAGTTCCAGAAAATAGTCGCTGCGCTGATCCTCACCCACATCCGGGCGGATGTGGCCCACCTCCAGGACTTCCGCCACGGCCAGGGCTGGCTTCAAGGCCAGCATGAAGAACAGGACGGCCAGAACCGACTGTCGCCTACCCCAGTTGGACATGGTCATCACGACTTTCCAGATAGACCCTCAAATCAGCCAGTGGCATGGGTCGGGCCAGGAGATAGCCCTGGGCCATCTCACAACCCAGTGCCTTGAGATAGTCCAGCTGCTGTTTCTCTTCCACGCCCTCGGCCACCACCTGAATCTGCAGGTCGTGGGCAAGGGAGACGATGGCCCGGGTCAACAGGGCGTCGTCTTCATCCCTGTCGATGTCCCGGACAAACTCCCGATCCACTTTCAGGGCATGCACGTTCAGTCGACGCAGATAACTCAGGGCAGAATACCCGGTGCCGAAATCGTCGATGACCAGATTCACCCCCCGGCTTGCCAGATCCGCCAACAGTCGACGGGTGTGGATGTATTCCTCAAGGAAAAGACGTTCAGTCAGCTCGAGCTGCAGGGCCGACCCCGGCAGGCCGCTGGCCCGCAGCTCGCGCTCGACCATCCCCATGAAATCCTCCTCCAGCAGCTGCCTGGACGAGATATTCACGGCCATGTGCAGCCCGGCCATGCCCTCCATGCGGCGGAGGGTGGCCAGATCCTCCAGAGCGGTGGCAAGGACCCACTCGCCGATGGGGACAATCAGGCCGTTTTCTTCCGACAGGGCAATGAACTCCTCGGGAGACACCAGGCCCCGCTCCGGATGATCCCAGCGGATGAGAGCTTCCAGGCCCACCACCTGGCCACTGTCCAGTGCGATGATGGGTTGATAGTGCAAGGCGAACTGTCCCAGCGCCAGCGCCTGGCGCAAGTCGCTCTCAAGCGTCAGCCGATGCTGGGTTTCCCGCCCCAGCTCCGCCTGGTAGAAACGCAGGGTATTCTTGTGTGCCTTCTTGGCGGCATACAGCGCCGTATCCGCGGCCTGGAGCAGTTCCCGAGCCGTGCCACCCACCTGCGAGGAAAGCGCCACCCCGGCGGTAGCCGAGAGATAGAAGGTCTCCCCCTCCAGTGCCAGGGGTTCACGCAATTCAGCCAGTACCCCTTCAAGTCGCCGGGACAGCACCACGGCTTCGGCGGCCCGCGGGATCACAATCAGAAACTCATCACTGCCAAAGCGGGCCAGCACCCATTCCGGATCACACAATCGCCGAAGCCGGTTGGCCACGGCGGTCAGCACCCGATCTCCGATTTCATGCCCGAGGCTGTCATTGATGTACTTGAAATTGTCGATGTCCAGGAAGACCAGCGCGGTGGTATGGCCGTCGTCACTGCCCCCTATTTCACGGCTCAGGTGCTCATAGGCCAGAACCCGGTTGGGCAGCTCGGTGAGGGTGTCGAAATGGGTATGAAAGTCCAGACGCTCCTGGACGGTGCGCAGCTGGGTAGTGTCTTCGATGAGGGCAATGAAATAGGGCCGCCCACCGTCACTGACGGCCTTGAGGGAAGTCCAGGCCCAGCGATAGTGACCGTCTTCGCGGCGGAAGCGGATTTCACCCTGCCAGCTCCCGCCATCCTTCATGGCCTGCCAGGGATCACCGGCTTCTGGCGGCACACTGACGCGGCGGCGAAGACAGCCCCCTTCCTCGAACGCCGGCTGACCGATCAGTTGCTCCGGGCTGCAGGCACTGAACTCGAGAAAACGCGGGTTGGCGTATTCCACCACACCATCCCCCTTGATGATCAGCACGCCTGCCGGTGACTGCTCCAGTGCCCGGGCCAGCAGATCACGCTCCCGCTCGACAACTTCCCGCGTCTCCACATCCCGCCGGATACGTTCAACTGCGTGGCCAAAGGCATGGCTCACGGCGTCAAGCTCATCCGGCCGCAACCAGCCCCTTGCCGGGCGCTCCAGTCGCGGCTGGATGTTCAGGCGGTTGAGGCGCAGACGCTTGGCAAACGTGGCCAGCGACTGCAGATGGCGAGTGACCATGAGATAGAAGGCAGACAGTATGAGCACGGACACGGAGAATGTCTTGAGCCCCTGGGCCACCAGGATCAAAAGGGCACGATCCCAGACGGCCGCGTGGATGCCTTCCAGATCGGCAACCACATGCACCTCTCCCAGTGCATGCGTCCGCCCGTCCACACCCGTGTGACGAATGGGAAAGCGGTGATCGATGCGATAGGGATAATCACGGCTGTCACCGACGGAAAGCAGCAGATCACCTTCCACCCGGATCTGGTGCACATGAGGCAGCTGAAGAATCCCCTGAAGCTGGAGCAGCACCTGCTCTTCATCCAGGGCCCACACACTGCGTCCGAGGCTTTCCGCGAAGGTGTACTCCGCCTGTTCCAGACTGCTTTCCAGCCCGGTCACATCCCGACGGTACTCACTGTAAAGCTGGTAGGCGGTGATCAGCAGCGTGAATACCGAACTGATCAGCAGGATGACCAGCACCACACGCAGGCTGAGTCGACGGTGGCGCAGCCACCGAGGCAGGCTCATGCTTCTCACCAGAGGCCACTCCCATCACACACGGTGCCACCCCCCCCAATCGCGGCGGATTCCCTGCCCGGCACGCGCTTTCCTTCAGACTAGCACCCCGTGACCGACATTGCCCTCAATCCCGGGCCACCACCTCCGGCAAGCGAATGACCTGGCCCGGTCTGAGACGCTCCATGTCCACATCCGGGTTGTACTGCAGAATCAGCCATTCCGGCACCCCGGACCGACGGGTCAGGCGCCAGAGCGAATCACCCCGCGTCACGGTGTAATCCTCACTGCCCACGATGCGGTTGGCACGGAAAAAGGCCTCCTGCACCCGCTCGTGGAAGGCGACACGCCGTTGCTCGTATTCACCGGGTGATACCCGGGCGAAGTCCAGGCGCAGTCGCTGCCCGGTCACCACGGGCTCACCGAAGGCGAGACCATTGAGATGACGCAGGCGCTGGGTGGGAATATCAAGCCAATCCGCGTGGTGGCCGAGGGTCTCACCCCATTGCAGGACAATGCGGCCATCGGCGGCGACGGAATGATCGCGGGGATCGGCGGCCAGCTCCGGCTGGGTCTCCACGGGCGTACCCGGCGCCTCTTCCACCAGGGCCACGGCAGTCTCCACGACGTCTGGGGCGGACGGTGTTGCCGCCACGGTTTCCAGCGCCTCCACGGGCGAATCGTCCTCACCCCCGGCGGCTGCGATCACGTCTTCCTCCGGACGCAGACGAAGCACTTGCCCCGGGTAGATGTGATCCGTCTGCTCCAGTTCATTGATCGCCCGTAGCGCCGCAACAGTGGTTCGGAAGCGGGCGGCGATCAGGGAAAGATTGTCGCCACGGCGCACCTCGTAAACCCCATCCTCCGGCATGGTCTCGACCCGCAAGCCCGCCGTGCGACCAGCCGGAAGCGTGAGACGCTCACCGGCCCGCACCCGGTGGGCGCTGCGCAAGCGGTTGATGCGCACCAGCTCGGCAACGGACGTGCCGTAACGATTCGCCACATGGGACAGGGTCTCACCGCGCTGAAGCACGTGATAGCGGTCCGGCTCCTGGCGCGCAAACCGCTGCCCCGCGGGAATCAGGGAAAGCAGCTCGCTGGGCGCCGGCGAATCCGCATTCGGCGGCAGACGCAAGGCGTATCCCCGCGGCACCAGCTTGCTGCCGTTCCAGACCGAGGACAGGAGCGCCGGATTGTGGCGCCTGAGCTCTTCCTCTGAGGTCCCCAACACCTGGGCCAGCTCACTGACGGGCACATAGGCCGGCATCTCGACACCGTTGGGCTGCTGGGCCGGCTCCAGGCTCAGGGGATCGAAAAAACGCTCGGGGTCAGCGTGAATGTCCAGTGCGGCAAGAAAGGCCGGGTAGAAATTGCGGGAGGCAAAGCCGAAGCGGCGACCTTCGTACTGTCTGGCGAGGGTCACGATATCGTCGCTCCCCATCACGGAAACCGCCCGCCGTACTCCAGCCGCGCCGTGGTTGTAGGCCGTCAGCGCCAGTGGCCATGAACCGGTAACCTGGTAGTTGTGGCGCAGCAGCTGGGCGGCCGCCTCGGAGGATCGCCAGGGATCCAGCCGTTCGTCCACCACATGATCCACCTGCATGAAACGCTGCCCGGTGCCCCGGGTGAACTGCCACATCCCGGCCGCACCGGCCCGTGAACGGGCGTAGGGGGTAAAGGAGGATTCCACATGGGGCAAGGCCACCATGCCCTCGGGTACGCCGTGCTCACGCATGACCTCCCGAATCCAGGGATCCCAGCGCCCGGAACGCTCCAGGCCCGCCAGAAAGCGATCGCGCTGCCCGAGCTGGAATCGGATACGGTCGGCCGCGGCCCTCAGTTCCGCCGGCCCGGCCTCGTCGCCCCAGAGCGCCCGCAGCTCCCGCGACAGGCGATCATCCGCCTGTGGATCACGGGCCAGTTCCAGCAGGCCGTCCCGAATGCGACTGCGGGCCTCATCCACCACCCGTGAACGGGTCTGGCTGCCGGCATCGTCCGGAAAGCGAATGACCTCATAGACCACATCCAGATGGCGGTTGTCGTGCAGCAGACCACCATCGGTTCCAACCTCCGTGTAGATGCGCTGCCAGAACCGAACATCGGGCTCGAAGGCTTCCGGACGCGGGAAATCGTCTCGGATATCCGCTCGACCGACCACGGCCAGCAGTAACAGGCTGATCAGGAGGATCATTCGGGACATTTTTCTGGGCACTCCTTGCGTTCTGTTTGCGGGCACGGTCAACCGGAAGGCAGCGGGAACCGGTCTCGATACTGTGACCATCGGAATACGCCGATGACTCGCCCACCGTCAGCGCCAGGCCCCTCCGGGCGCTCTGCGGCTGAAACCATCCCCCGGCCGTCCGGTCGGATAGACCTGCGCAGGCCATCGCGACTGCGTTATCCTGAGAGGATATTCAATTTCGACCGAACACAGGAAGCCCTATGCACGCATCACCCCAAATCGCGGGCAGTGACCATCACACGGCCCACGTTGAGACCGTCTGCGAACGCTTCGATGCCGCCCTCCGACACACCGGGCTCAGTACCGCCATCGTCGGCAGCGGGCGTGTCGGCAAGCGATTCCTTGACGATATTGCCTACCCCTTCAAGGTCAACCCGCTGTTCAACTACTGGGTTCCCCTTACCGCCCACCCGGACAGTTATGTGGTGTACCAGAGCGGACAGCGGCCCAGGCTGCTTTTGCATGCACCTTCGGATTTCTGGCACAAGACGCCGGAATCCCCCAGCGGTACCTGGACCGAGGCCTTCGATATCGAGCTGTTCGACGATGCGGGCAAGCTGGAAGCGGCCCTGCCCGACGGCGAGGCAACGGCGCTGCTGGCCGAAGATCGGCCGGATGGCCTGACCAAGGCCCGACAGAACCCGGAGGCTCTGATCAACTTCCTGCATTTCGACCGGGCCTGGAAGACGGATTATGAAAAGGACTGCATGCGCGAAGCCAATCGCCTTGGCGCACTGGCTCACCGAGCGGCGGAAAAGGCCTTCCGAGAGGGTGCGAGCGAATACGAAATTCATCAGGCCTTCTGCACCGCTTGCGGGCATACCCAGAACGAGCTGCCCTACCCGGCCATCATTGCTCTGAACGCCAACGGCTCGACACTGCATTACGACCGCCTCGAGCGTCAGTCCCCCACGCCCCTGCTGTCCTTCCTGATCGATGCGGGGGCTGCCCATGCGGGATACGCCTCGGACATTACCCGCAGCTACTCCGCCGCGGACCGGGAGTTTGCCGAACTGATCGAGGCGCTCGACGAACTGCAGCGGACACTGTGTGACGGTGTGCGCCCGGGTGTGAGTTTCGGAGACCTGCATGACCAGACACACCGTCTTCTCGCCACTGTGCTCGCCGACTGGTCTCTGATCACCGTGTCCGCGGAGGAAGCCTTCGACAGCGGGCTGACCCGCACCTTCTTCCCCCATGGCCTGGGTCACTTCATCGGCCTGCAGGTACACGATGTGGGCGGCCACATGGCGGATCACGAAGGCAACCGTGCACCTCCACCCCCGGCCCACCCCTATCTGCGAACCACCCGTGTGCTGGACGAGGGGCACAGCCTGACCGTCGAACCGGGTCTGTATTTCATCGACAATCTGCTCGACCCGCTGCGGGAAAAGAAGGAGGGTGCCGCCATCAACTGGTCACGGGTGGATCACTTCCGCCCCTATGGCGGTATTCGCATCGAGGACGACATCCTGGTCACCGCCAGCGGTCATGAAAACATGACCCGTGACGCCTTCGCCAGTCTGGATTGATCGCAAGTCATCAAGGAGTTTCCAATGAAAGCACGGCATTCAGTTCGCCACCATCATGTCATCGCCATCGTGGCCGCCGGCGTCCTCATGGGCTGCGGCAGCGAAACGGCCGCCAGCGACGTGACACCGCTTGAGATCAACCGTGACCAGCTGGTGGAACAGTCCGTGGTGGGGGCCATCACCCAGCCACACCAGGCCAACCCGCCACTGCGGGTAGCGCCGGATGGCACGGTGAAGACCCTGCCGGGCACCGGGGGCATTACCTATAACTTTCGTACCGGCGATTCGGCGGTTCACATGGCCGGCGATCATGTGGAACCGGCCGTCAGCATCCGTCATGGTGACCCCGGTGATACCGCCAACCATGCGCTCAATGTGCTCAGCCAGATCGGCAACCGGGTACGGATTCTCGACGGTGAGGCCGCCGGAGCCGAAGGCCGTGTCATCGGCAAGCACGGCGGTATCGAGAATGTCATGGTGGATTTTCCCGGTGCAGTCTATGACGATCTGGTGGTCGGCGACCGCATGCAGATCCGTGTCATCG
Proteins encoded in this window:
- a CDS encoding S9 family peptidase — encoded protein: MNLRRNIICLLALALTVGAQAVMAKGMELDDLYRIQQVTQVAISPDGEHVAYLKQVQRNPYEDENGPAWSELHVARGADDSRAFITGKVNISAIDWLPDGSAISFLARRDGDDSRALYTIPLDGGEARRVYQHDSGIRSYSWHPDGKRFAFLGTEPRSEQRRSLDERGFNAVVHEEGLNPVRVWIGERDSGNDAEMLDLDGSASELHWSPEGDRLAMMIAPTPLIDDHMMARKPQVVDAENGDVLVSFQTEGKLGSLAWSPDGRHLAWVGSADLHDPREGRLVVGNVSSGEIRTIRGESYLGHVQSMDWLDEDTLVWLGHRGTWSELERVGIDGRGREVLIGREQPILRNMSLAANGETLAFAADRPEHPRELHVLKNGELKRWTDSNPWLAERELARQEVVTHEARDGLDLEGILIRPLQENRRGGHPLIMVIHGGPEAHISNGWNTNYSNPGQVAAARGYAVFYPNYRGSTARGVEFSKLGQADAAGAEFDDIVDAKEHLVETGLVNSDKVGITGGSYGGYASAWGATAQTEHFAASVMFVGISNTISKFGTSDIPQELMLVHSRKWPWDDWQFALERSPIYHAEKSRTPILIMHGEADTRVHVSQSMELFRTLKVQGNTPVRMVTFPGEGHGNRNATSQRDYAMRLMRWMDHFIRDGADTLPAPELNHGDRL
- a CDS encoding sensor domain-containing protein — protein: MPSDEKLYRALFEASSYAVLVLASNQVVASTPAAARLFGYHDREELIGLHPSELSPPKQPGGQSSRDVASRHIRQALNEGYIRFEWTHCRADGTPFPCEVIITRLDFSDGPLLRATVRDISHEKATQDSLQKKASSLEERLVQQNEKLAHANDELARDLAALRRTEKALEDQRSFFKQLFDASPEGIVLLDRKDRILRANRAWLELFGYQAKEVLGHEINELIVPASAGEEGRHLSERVLSSESIQSDSVRRRKDGSLVEVSILGAPIHIDEDQIGVYGIYRDVTDQRRAENQYRLAAAALENTAEGVMILDQDRKVVSVNKAFTRITGYSRQEVLGRPMPLRSVESNGEPLGDAVWNALKADGHWQGEVWNRRKCGEAYPELLSLSTVKDAEGELTHYVCIFNDITQNKEYEKRLEYLAHHDALTGLPNRARFEEECQHAIARASRRGDFAGILFLDLDQFKMVNDSLGHPVGDRLIVAVAERLAHLLRSSDIVARFGGDEFAVLVEDIEGPDDLAGIAGKILASLAEPIEVSGHELITSCSIGVSCYPQDGDSPATLLRNADTAMYRAKEKGRNSYQFFAADMNARAYEELLMSKALRDALNERQFVLHYQPSVSLQDYRITGVEALVRWVHPEQGLIPPSAFVPLAERNGLIGELGQWVFSEACRQAAEWRSMGLPPLRVAVNVSARQFNRRRLVAELSEVIAKSGMVAADLHLEITESMMMENPKRALTTLREVAEMGIDIAVDDFGTGHSSLSYLKDFPIHFLKIDRSFVMGLPEDEDALAIVRAIVAMAHNLNLKVIAEGVETAAQRDLLAAIGCDEAQGYFFSRPRRADDVIKLLRNGKPLP
- a CDS encoding bifunctional diguanylate cyclase/phosphodiesterase; this translates as MSLPRWLRHRRLSLRVVLVILLISSVFTLLITAYQLYSEYRRDVTGLESSLEQAEYTFAESLGRSVWALDEEQVLLQLQGILQLPHVHQIRVEGDLLLSVGDSRDYPYRIDHRFPIRHTGVDGRTHALGEVHVVADLEGIHAAVWDRALLILVAQGLKTFSVSVLILSAFYLMVTRHLQSLATFAKRLRLNRLNIQPRLERPARGWLRPDELDAVSHAFGHAVERIRRDVETREVVERERDLLARALEQSPAGVLIIKGDGVVEYANPRFLEFSACSPEQLIGQPAFEEGGCLRRRVSVPPEAGDPWQAMKDGGSWQGEIRFRREDGHYRWAWTSLKAVSDGGRPYFIALIEDTTQLRTVQERLDFHTHFDTLTELPNRVLAYEHLSREIGGSDDGHTTALVFLDIDNFKYINDSLGHEIGDRVLTAVANRLRRLCDPEWVLARFGSDEFLIVIPRAAEAVVLSRRLEGVLAELREPLALEGETFYLSATAGVALSSQVGGTARELLQAADTALYAAKKAHKNTLRFYQAELGRETQHRLTLESDLRQALALGQFALHYQPIIALDSGQVVGLEALIRWDHPERGLVSPEEFIALSEENGLIVPIGEWVLATALEDLATLRRMEGMAGLHMAVNISSRQLLEEDFMGMVERELRASGLPGSALQLELTERLFLEEYIHTRRLLADLASRGVNLVIDDFGTGYSALSYLRRLNVHALKVDREFVRDIDRDEDDALLTRAIVSLAHDLQIQVVAEGVEEKQQLDYLKALGCEMAQGYLLARPMPLADLRVYLESRDDHVQLG